AATCCTCAAAAAACCGTTTGTCAATTAATTATTGGCCACTACTGTACTACAACGACAAATTCGCTTACTCCAGTCTCCATAAGCAACCAGAATGAAAAGGTAATGCTTTGCCCGATTGACCTCATAAATCCGGATTTCCATTCAGGGCAGCTAAACGACAATACACCTTGTACAATGTGGCACCTCAACCAACTCAATCACCTAATCCCCCTTTAATCAATTAACGGATCTTTGACTAAACGAGTATCTACCATTGTTAGCGAAAAAGAACGTTACATgaccaagaaagaaagagtcaGCCGAAAAAGCCGGGAAGTGGGGAGAAGTATTGGTTTGTTAAGAGAAAATATCAGAATAGAAGTTGGGTTTCATTCTTGGTGGTGAGCACATTGTGAGTAGAGGTACTGGCGAGAGTCTGCGTCTAAATCTTTTGACCATTTGTAGACATTTTTCCCTTTCGTGATGTGGTTTCTTCAGGCGCGAGTCAGCGGTCACCGTCTCCCTCTCTCATACTAATTCACCTCTAATATGCAATTTATCTCTTCAACCTAGCCTTCTTTACTCATCGTTGTTCTCAACCACATTCCTCTTCTTCAAATACTTTTTCCTTTCGTAGTTTTCACTCATTGGGTAGTTTTTAGCAATTGTATggctagtttttatttttcatttttacctacttatttatatttattcttattttaacGTGGTATAAATGCAGTAGCACTTTGTATTTACCCATCCATGTGCAGCTGAATGAAAATATCATTAGCGTTAATAGTCAATGGAAAAACTTTCGTAAGTGCTTTCATGAGATCTGGTAAGGAAGGAAGGCACAGAATCTTATATAGGCGTATGTACAACACGCAAAGCATACATAAAGAAAGTAAAAGGTGAAGTGGATAACAtaggaaagaaatattcaaaaaaaaacaaaacaataatattgactaataataataaaatgataacaaataaagaaaaagctaAGCAtgatataaaatgaaaaatctgacAAGTATACGTGTGCCCCCCACCGTCGGTCGACCCCTTCAGTTTGGACTCTCCGAGATGAGGCAGACTTATCTTACCAGAGGAACGTCTACCTCTGACCCATCGCCTGTATACTTGTCCCATCGCTATATTCATCGTTATTTGACAACGCTTTTCACCATTTGTCTATTTTGTTCGCTTTCGTGCGACTTCTGTGTTAATTGCTTCTCGCGTTGTATTCAAATTACGTTCTATTTCTTCGCTGTATGACCGCACTATTAGGGCTGAGCCAAGAATCCAGATTAAGTTACCTTACTTTACTTTAGCGTTCACTCTTTTTAAAATACTGCTCTCTTCTTTCTTGGTGATCGTTGACATCATTTCTGACTTCAAAATCGCTTTCTTCAGTGTACGTTTGTATGGTTGCAgaatactttattttttctttagatcGTTTCTGCGCGCAGCTAATTTTTATGATAGAGTTCACTTTTCCATCCATCTTTGGTTCTTCTGTGTTCTATTAGTGCCATTAGAGAAGGATTGCAAAATGGAAGGAGAATTTTATGTGGTCCTCCTTATCGAttacttatttcttattcatttacGATGTCATTACTTTACCGCTGTGTTATTACTCTTCTGATGAATTTGCTTACATACTATTCTATTTGTTCGTTAATGATACGAAATGAACGGCAATTTCTAAAAGGGAATTTGTCATGGTGGGTTAATGATCACTTTGAAACTTGCAGTTTCACCTTCTTGCAGGACGGAATACCCGATTAGACGAGAACAACGCAGAACTGGTGCAAGGTTACCTTCTTCGGCTCCACTAATCTCAACGAGTGGCCTGTCAAGTCTCCGAGTTTGAATCAGATGAACCACAGTGTCTGGTCGGTTCTAACCTTTCCTAAGCGTAGCAAAACCTATTTATTTCCGAtgtttgatgttgttttttgttcttaatgAATTAACAAATGTTGTAACATCGTTCGTTTCTCAAAATTGTTAAATCTTCGATTTGGATACTTTCTTGCTATAATTTTGGCTCATCGTGTAATTTCTGATGCTCTGGTCGTGTACAAGCACAAAGTTTCTCTCCAACGCACATTCGTTATTATGACTTTCTTGGGTATGAAATCGTTGAGAGATATAAACTGACATCTACAGCACAATGCGTAGTTGCACCATTCGCACAAATACAATACGGTAGAATAGCTTATTATTCGTTTTGTAAAAACAATTCTCTGTAGttattctgttcttttcaaatgtagtatCACTGCGGTAGATCGATGTATGTCCTAAGGTGTCCGGCGGGTCGGTCTGCCTAGATGACAACAACCTTCCATAGAGGTTGAAGGggtttgtgatgaaaatttgactGGTACAGAATCTTTGGAATCGACACTATTAAATGGATCTCTTCTTCCTGAAGAAACATAGTcacttgatatttgaagaaatttccgatAAATTGCAGGAAAATGAGCCATATGTAAAACCACGTGGAAAGATTCATCTTTATAGGTTCAAAAGTGACCGCAGCTGAGACATATTATGGAAAAAGATAGAAGCATTTTATAGAACAAAAACTGTTCTCTATTGTGTTGCACCGACAGATGGCAAACCTCATTTGTAAGCAATTTACGAAGTGCCAAAAATGACAATAAGTAACATAAAACAGCGAAGATGTAACTtcagatgcaaaaaaaaaacaaaaaattctgttgagCCAGATAGTTGTAATGCAAGAGCATCCTACAACAAACgtaaattttggaagaaaacatttttaagcTACTAATTTCAAATCGTTCCTGGAGTTCAAACATGTTAgtcaatttctcaaaatcttcACAGCTATGGAATTATTGGTGTTAaagatatcaaattgttcgcaatagtATGtatgattacgaatatgtaactatcaTTTTACTTTTCGAAAAACATATTCAAGTCAGaaatcatatatccttggggAGCAACTATCTAGGACTCGTCCCTGCTAATATGTAGAAgcaattacttttttcaaaacgttttTAAGTGGTAGATTTCACGAGCTCAAATTTTATCCAGTCTATAGAGATCGGACACACAAATCTATAGATGTATGGATTTTATGAGAGAAAAACCAAACTCAAACCGTgacgagaaagagaagaaaaaagacgcggatccgTGTCTCTACTATATGTTCAGTAGGCaatcccttaaaggcatcacccaactaatctggggtggtgcggatttcaggtggagagttcctatacgtggttgtagattacggagaggagagtgattccgtccatttcttcctaattgacgtaaaaaacggcctgaaagatgcggcgcatgaaCAAGGCTAAAACTCACCTTGACCACCTTGattcccgttgatcttcgaactggtcgagcggacgccagtaattcttccattcgTCCCGaacgcgtgccagagtagcccaatgtttcctcctttcgcgtgggacacgaagagcatcataattttccttgaaggacttcgtgaagaaatctcacCATCGGATCTGCAGTCTttctgtagtgcgcttaatatcgcgtggaacccagtcgctcacggctctggtccaacggttgtcgttaaagcgcatcacgtgtccggatcaccttattttactttccttagcaaacgcggcggcgtctctaatcttcgatcgttgacgtaggagagaatttcaaatcccgtccctcacttgcgtgaaacgggatactcctagcatcactctctcaaatgcgcgttcaatgatgctcgcaacgttttcttcctgcttacGAAATgtccaggtttccgaagcataggcagcaagtacggtggtgttgaagaggtgagcacagagccgggtgttcctggtttTCAGGtcattcatcatgttcaattcccgacccagataaacgtagctggtgcattcggatatgttcgttccgtagAGCGTAAATGgagcatccgagacccatccgttccgcatgaacatcgtttttttttggagatttcGCTGAAGACCGACGCATCCACACGTTCATACACGTTTCGTTGAATTCGGCTAGCACTCGTTCcgtttggctgatgctaggtgttatcagtacgatgtgagcgcaaatggtgtagctgctgACCATAAACcctcactcccatgtcgtcccattccaattttcgcattgcgttctcgaggctggctgtgaatattttgcgtgagattgtatcaccctgtcggaccccctcttcacgtcagtAACGATAttattgtagaatggcgaaattccggtcgtgaagttactgtacaactctcgaagtacctttatgtactctGTAGGGACGCCCTGGTTgcccaaggcttccacgaccgctcaactgagtcgaaggccttcttcaagtcgatgaaggtgaaatagagcggcattttgtactctcgtgatacctcgatgagtttcgaaacagtgtatatgtggtcaatcgtgctgaatccttttcgaaactctgcttgctcgcatggctgtccttcattcaggactttttcaatcctattaatgATCACTCTTGTAAGGAGCTTGTAAATGACGAagagtaagcagattgggcgatagttgccgatgtcatgtgaacctccctttttatacaaaaacacggtcttgctgatcttccactgtttaagaaccttgcattccgagaGGTAACGTGTAaggagcctcgccagggtgttgatgagtattggcggaaggttcttcaggtgttcttgtcttattctgtcgggaccatGGTGCCGTACGTTtccttaccgacatgatagcatgtcgtatttcggacgggagaacctctggaatgacatgtccgtcttccctcagatggtgaggaggcaagtggacatggctgtcgaagagatcggagtagaagtcgtagatgattttctccatcccccttctcgatgcaatggttgttcccttcgggttccggagagcagtcatccttgtcttgcgactggcgaagtctcgacgggcatagcggatgcttttccccgcctctgcagcttcagccagcacttctgctcttctctctttaaagcctttctttatcgcctctctgcaaagccttgcgagctcggacgtgagttcttggttccttGCGGCTCGCGCTGCTCCACGTTGGCGTATCAACTCAAAAGTTTTAAGAGACAAGCGTCTCTTGGCGGTTTCAAAACTAtcagccttcttcgtgcaatcgtgaaggtgttcaacgagccggtcataatcctcgtcgatgttgtccattgcggaatcttcccaaaagccggctagcgtagtgAAGAGATTCCAGTTGATGATATTCTGGGGtatctctctctgaacttggcggctttctctcctctccttgtgaaggagaATCCTCCTcagaggaggcgatggtccgttCCCGTGTAGAACTTTGGTGCAACAGCGATGTCcatcaggcagaaccttttattgacgatgatgtggtctttttcattacggtaccctccaccgggtgactcccacgtcaaGCGTAGATAAGAGGGCTTTTGGAATTGCGAgctcccatggatggtcttagtcgtcatgatgaactcggacagcctctccccctggtcattccattgtagacTGTGGGTcctgatgtgaagttccttAGGCGTttttcttgggccaactttggcgttgaaattgCCAATTATGaacttgtagaaggcatgatcttctcggtagaacttcttcGGGTCCATATTCAaatcttcgacttcttcttcttcgtagcttgatgttggagagTAAGCGACGAAGGTCAaggctggtgttggaccacatcttctcatccgcagacgtccgattcgggtcgtaagttgttcgaaagagtcgatgctctttgccatactcgtgctgacgaggacgccaactccaccaacacctctactgtcgcatgttcctaagaacagttcttctctagTTTCaaatacggcgttgagagggtgacgtcgtctcgtctcggtcagtccaaTGACGTCATACCTGATCTTTTTAGTTTGCATCAtaagatcttcgatggccgctttcGATGCAaacgtacgtgcgttataagtacagattgTCATCCTCGTCCTTTTCCGTtccggtagcctatatgacttcTCAACACcttccttcctggcgctaccttaccaggctttcctccggaatcaggagactcttttctattgctgtgacatgcaaaagaattttaaaacccatgggcaggttgcaagcctctagtcccatgagtttttgggagaacttctgttctcccggagtggacatgtggagcttatttgttggaggcgactccaaaccacCTCCCTTgtacctcccagtcacttgattgtaggcttttggccggaccgaagtgcgggatacaaggatgtcatgagtcagtcctggctcagcagaaacagggagtccatgccctgaatccacccgcgtctctgggcagGCACAAAGTCGCTTTTGGTTCGCGATTaaccccctatccgccacccggggacgcgccacgtagcctcgcgactaaccggctgagatccctctagtgagggagatcctcggtagtatagtggtgagtatccgcgtctctccaatcgaactcactgtagaaaatagcgcgccggaatcGTTCGaagccttttttttacggtaattaggaagaaatagacggaatcacccttctctccataatctaggactccttataggcataactcacctgaaacccgcatcaccccagattcgtggggtgatgcctttaaggttttGTAGTGTCAACATTAAACAGTAGTAGTTACAGTTAACAGATCACAAAGCCTTGTATTTTCATCAATACTTATTAAAGGTTTGAATGAGGAACATTAAAGAGTTGGCCGAGGACAATGAATATTTATCGAAGAATTCACCCGCGTGGCACGTTTGCACGAGACCGGAGGTGCAAAAGGTTACGtccgagagagagagagcgagaGCGGAAATTGAGAGGAACGAACGCAAACGGAATTAGCACTTTCAATCACCTCTGTTGTGACACAATCAAATCTCTTAGTTCACTGCAAGGGATACAAACACACACAGAGATATTTCATAAAATAACAACAgctacgattttttttgtcaataatAAGATTCACTGAAATCGATGGAATTGTCGTTATGctgtttctttcgtttttgatcAGTGAATGATGTGTGGAAAATGCGGTTGAGCTGCTCGGAATCCGGATTTTGCATGAACGGAACACGTATTACCATACGGCGCTTCACCGGCATTGAAGAGTCCATGATAACCCTAAAATGTAGTGAGAATGTGCCATTTAGAATAAGCAAATAGCTCAAGTTAGtaattccatttgtttttttttttcaatacctGGCATGTGAGTAGGTGGAGAGTAGAAACAGACAGAAGAGAAACAACCCAAGACATGCACAGCAGCgcattttcctgaaaagtgGATGAAAAACATTTCCGCACAGTCGCCACGGACAAGAGAATATCCGACGtggaaacgaaacgaaatctCGGCATACTAAGATGAGTTCCTACAGAATTAGGCTCTAACTCAAaatatctttttaaaaaactcAAAGTAACTCAAAATAtcttaaaaagaaatcaaaagcgGTAATCATTGTCTGAGTGTGAACCTAATTTCACACTTTGTCTacgaaataaataaggagAATTCTTTTCTGCTGAACGAGTAATGAGATCAAGGTTTGAGGATAAATTAGATCTGAAGCACAGGAATTAAATTTAGGGGGATTCCAATCTTTTCCAGAGATTCAAACTCACTTCCTTTGCCAGCCCGTCCCAGGTTAATTTGGCAGATGTTGGTGAACCGACCAGAATTATGATATATGCTTTTCAAATGTTTACGCCtcaaattttgttgttgttgctgtttcaaatcatttcaaaatttcaaataattttcgacataattatttcatttttaaccCTACAGCCTTTCTGCTCGATGGCTAGCTAGCTTCACATCATATCGGAAGAAATTTATTCTAAACACACTCCTCCCAAGTATTGTACGAAAGTAAAcaatttctcgaagaaaaggAACAATTCAGTTTTGTTTGGCTCTTTGGCGTTTCCGTAACTGAGTAACGCTGATTTAATTACTGGTGAAATTTTGCAGACATTGTTAAATTGAGTAAAGTCTCGGCACCAGGATGATGATGTTTTCTCATTTGTAAAACGACGATTTCATCGAAATAAGGCCTATACTATTGTagcaagtctttttttttgcctttttcaaGCACATAAGGGAAACAATTCTTCTCAGTCGCTTCACTGCACGCAACAACTATTGTTCTCTGGTATAAGAATGGATTAAACATGACCTCTCAGTACTTGGTACTTTACAGACGCATTCGTTAAAGATGCACACTAATTTTAACTTCAGATGTACAATATTTTTTACTTGAAATTCAGAATATGAGTAGAAATTCGAGCTAGAATTAGAGTTGCAAGTTTCTACAGATGAATTATTTGAGGTTTTAATggtaaaatacaaaaatttgatACAAATGTGCATTTGAAATGATACTGATTGGTTTTTCTTGACGGCTGAGAACAACGAAACATCTCGCATGGAGGGTAATTTTGCTAAAATTCGAGTGTTCTTATGATGGATGAGACTCACAAAACCCACATGGAGAAGGTGAATCCTTTTGTAGAGCTGTGGGAAATTCTTAAAGTTCTCCAAGCAGAAATGAAATGCACAGAAATGAGtcgaatttcaaattcaagcTACAATTATTAATTCGAGCAGTTATGTGGATGAACGATGAgtgaatctggaaaaaaaatgaagtgtcaAAGTCTAAGTGAGTGCTCAATGTAGTTGTGAGATTTTTTCAGTTCGGATATATTGACACCAACACTAAAACCACACACGTCCCACGTTTTTACATATGATTTAGTTCTGTTGTCTCAGATGATGAGAGTGGCGACTGGCTGGCCTCAGAGGAAGATGTCAACTTCAAATCGAGACGTCTACCAAAACAATTATGCCGAGAGGCTAATAATGTGAAGACGATCTATACGCCGCAAACTTAGCTTCTCCTAATCACGCCAGAAGTAAGAGTTTGACGTAAAACCATTTACGAACAGGAGCAGCTAATTTTCCTGACACGGGATTTCTGGAACATTATAAAGCAGCTCAGTGATGGGAAAAAATCAGAGCTTCGTAAAGCAGATTTTTCGCATGATGAACTTGATAACATCATTCAGGCAcagaaaattaagagaaaaatagaaaaattacaataaaaaattagtCGAAAACACTTTATTATTAGTAATGATTAATAATTATTGAGTAATTACAACAACAATAATTGATAAACAGAGAGTAAGTATTAAGTTACAATTATTCAGTTATTTCTAATAGTTATAGGTAGCTACTTCTACCATTAAGATCCTAAATAATTTGGAatccctctctttttgttcttttctgaaaatcaaGGCGGAAGACAACGAATATTTCCTTCGAAAGATTACAGCAAAAGCTAGTTTAGATCCAAAACCTTCTGGAGAGGCAGAGGATGGAGGAGGATGAATTTTCTGCAGACCATTCCTGAACTTTAGTttctgatatatatatatatatatatttaaaaatatgtggaaaaattATGTGTTCGCCTCTCAACATAACCGATGATAAAACATTGCATCTGAACTTTATTCTTGCGCATTTTGATTATGACTGAGCAAAAACCAAGTTTTGCAGCAATTTCTGAGAGTTCTACTTCGATACGTAATCAAGATTCTGCTGTCCATGAAAGGGGATTTCTACCAACTGGAGCgtagtatagtagggtcaaaacgacatgaagcctgTACACATTTGCGTGCGCGGCCTCTCTCGACGCacttcggtggagcgcagcggctaggagcgtggcgAAATCCTTGTTGGTACCagtcatcgctgcagtttgcgacggtcccacctcggttccaactgctgcctcaccgcgccgtttcgagcgcgtacgcaaatgcaccgcaaccacactcgtgattcatgtcgttttgactccactgTACTCGCAGCTTTTGTACTCGAAAATTGCAAGTCTACAtctacgctttttttttgaaattttgagtttaagaaaaagttttcaaataCGTGAGAAAGATGCGtagaaaaatattgtttaGTATGATTTAGTCTCTTTCATGGCATCTTTCGGGTTTGCAGATACGCCTCTACTCgaagcgacaaaaaaaatccacttccaTAAAAATATGCAATATTGTTCAGttgcaacaaaaataagaaaacaataCGGATACcagtatttttgaaatcctcgtgaaatttgatttctACATAAGTCTGCAAAAGattcaaagttcaaaaaaggaacCGATGATTATCCGTGAGAGGCGAGGATTTGATTCGATACAACTAGTCTTCAATTTGTATAGAAACatattattgtatattattattaataagtATATTATTGTATAGAAGCACAAAGTCATATACAATCTATGTATGTGTAATGTAAAAGTGTACAAATATGAATAGAATTATTCGCTAATTAaccaattttcttctaaaaattcgCAAATAGTCTACTCGTCTAATTCGATCTATACACATAGCGCATATATGGTGATGTTTGATGTTTATGGTTGTTCTTTGTGTCCAAACCGCATCCAGGGAGGTGTATATGTCTTTCCCCTTTGTTAGTCTAGTCTCAACGAGATAGCGGTGCGACTCTCGAAGAGCGCACCGCTATCTCGTTGAGACTAACAAAGGGGAAAGACATAtaaagacgtttttttttatagcgcATAGCAATTTCTAGTTCAAaatcatttccagaaaattatctTCATTCATTGGAGAACTTTAGAAGCAATCGAGAGACTAAATtgaaattatgagaaataataaattaaatcagttataataaattaaataaattatgtaAGACTAATAGcatagtaaaataaagtttagAGATCAGAAGCTCTAGTAATGAAGATCCTAGAGATCTGGGGCTGTTCCTTTTGAACTTTTAGCAAGTTTAGAAGTTCCGTCAGTTCAAAAATTACGATAACTCAAAAGTGGGAACAAACTTTTGTCTACTTGGTGAATGTTACTAAATTTGCTAATTAAATAACAACACCAGACGATTTGACGGTATCAAGAACAACACAACATCAACATAGAAGGGATTTTAGTGCAGTAATAAATATGGAAATGAATTATGAATGAATTACGAGGCAAATAATTTTCCGCGCCAGAAAGTCAAGATCATTTTGTCTGCTTCTTACGTTATCACACCGAATCATTATCGTTACTGGTTTACCGCCTAAGTTGAAAGCTTTGGATTTAGGTTGGACGCTGATGTATCGTAGGGATGTACTTAGAACTAAGTGCACACGCACATTGTTTTACGCGGTTAAATGACGTTTTTTGAAAGTAATTTAATATGGAACACATTTTTgcgtaccacgaaattgacgtagacTGAAAACCTACTGGAAAACATAGCGTAAAGAGCgcagattacgaatatgaacgtATTCTCGTCCAATTCTCAATAGCCGTACTGAAAAACGGCTTGGGATCGGCGTTTAAAACCTATGAGGTCCGCCAGAGCGCCCCTCCTACCTCCATTGTATACGCTCCAgttccctcagcagtctaATTGTTGAGCTAGTGAGGTGaccttattgattttcaaccgctcgctcgtggatgcagcgcgtgcacattTGTGCTTCGTTGTAAGATACCTTGCAGGAACGAACGCCATttctcacgtcgtttttttttctcaggaagaTTAAGAGAAATCGATCCAGGCCACGTTCATATTCTTaacgaattcaaaaaagtgacGGTGAATGACGGTGACATTTGTAGACATGCCGTTGTTTTCACAAAATCTGCGCAGTATTGTGGTTTTGGAAAAGGGACCACAATGCGCACgcgatttttgaaaatttctttttgttagttcttctgcgtttttcttttgctctcaTCAGTTGCCATTCGATCTATGAGATATGAAGCTTCTCAATGGTGTGATGAgtttctcataaaaaaaatctcttaccTGCATTGCCAGTCGCAGATTCAGCTATACGAAATTATCTAtttcagaacatttttttttgctaaattgGAAAAGTTTGCAAGATTTGCCTTACAAATGAATCAAAGCTGACACActatcatcaaaaaaaaaacttaatggAAGTGAAGCAAAGGTCAGCAACAGTTTTCAGAACCCAGTTCCCTGACTGAAGAGGAATAAAGcggaaaaagcgaaaaagaacaagaagtcAAGATAGAGAGAAAGTCTTCAGGGTGACAACAAAGTTTTGGCCTCGTTCTGTGATGTTTtccgaaattttcatttggaaatttctataGAACTCAAAATAGCTGAGATAATTCCCTCACCAACTCAGGGTGTCAATATACCATTCGAAGAAGTGAAATAGATTAAGAAGAAGGATAATCTACAGGGGTAAGGTTCGTAGGAGCTCGAAATACTGCACGCTTACTCTTTGAATAATATATTTTCAAGGTGAAAGGAAATTACAAGAACTTCTCTCACTGCCTCCCATAAGGGCAAgttatgaataaatgaatctAAAGGATCTAAAGGGGCAGCTATTTAAATAGtagatgcagaaaaaaatatgtcataaatttaataaaagtaAGGATAAACTAAAGATAGTACAATTTTTGTTGCGTCAATGTAAACCAAgtatttttgaacatttgcATGTAATTGGACGTCACATATGATTGCAACATAGTCGTTCATTGGATTTATGAGGGggatgaaaaaaatcgtcaCATTTATCATTCATATGGATGTTTATGCAAGGATCGCTTTCTTACAGCGCTTATTTCTGTCTAAAAATACAACTTTTTCGCTCAAATGACGAATTGTTTCAAAATCGATATTTGCATTCAAACGGGAAATAAATATCGAAAATTGAttggaataaatgaataaggaGAATGATGCTGACGTTGTTTGTAGACATTTTAATCAGAAGTAACATGTGTCCATGAAATAACATATGTCCATGAATAGGTAATGTAATGTGTTAATGTAAGTCAGAAATGACATATAATATTCCGTGCACTTTTGAAAAGATACACTTTCCTACAAGAGTATATTTTagagaaccttttttttcagagatatTCGAGGATGAATGACGAGCCCAAACATTATCCAGAACA
This is a stretch of genomic DNA from Necator americanus strain Aroian chromosome II, whole genome shotgun sequence. It encodes these proteins:
- a CDS encoding hypothetical protein (NECATOR_CHRII.G7837.T1) — encoded protein: MDNIDEDYDRLVEHLHDCTKKADSFETAKRRLSLKTFELIRQRGAARAARNQELTSELARLCREAIKKGFKERRAEVLAEAAEAGKSIRYARRDFASRKTRMTALRNPKGTTIASRRGMEKIIYDFYSDLFDSHVHLPPHHLREDGHVIPEVLPSEIRHAIMSVRKRTAPWSRQNKTRTPEEPSANTHQHPGEAPYTLPLGMQGS
- a CDS encoding hypothetical protein (NECATOR_CHRII.G7838.T1), with protein sequence MTICTYNARTFASKAAIEDLMMQTKKIRYDVIGLTETRRRHPLNAVFETREELFLGTCDSRGVGGVGVLVSTSMAKSIDSFEQLTTRIGRLRMRRCGPTPALTFVAYSPTSSYEEEEVEDLNMDPKKFYREDHAFYKFIIGNFNAKVGPRKTPKELHIRTHSLQWNDQGERLSEFIMTTKTIHGSSQFQKPSYLRLTWESPGGGYRNEKDHIIVNKRFCLMDIAVAPKFYTGTDHRLL
- a CDS encoding hypothetical protein (NECATOR_CHRII.G7839.T2); the protein is MRCCACLGLFLFCLFLLSTYSHARVIMDSSMPVKRRMVIRVPFMQNPDSEQLNRIFHTSFTDQKRKKQHNDNSIDFRHGLPVSAEPGLTHDILVSRTSVRPKAYNQVTGRYKGGGLESPPTNKLHMSTPGEQKFSQKLMGLEACNLPMGFKILLHVTAIEKSLLIPEESLVR
- a CDS encoding hypothetical protein (NECATOR_CHRII.G7839.T1); translated protein: MRCCACLGLFLFCLFLLSTYSHARVIMDSSMPVKRRMVIRVPFMQNPDSEQLNRIFHTSFTDQKRKKQHNDNSIDFSESYY